GAACTAAATGGTTCCGAACTAGGAACCAAAGAATATTGGGAAAAAAGCTACCAgcgagaaattaaaaattacaaaagtcACGGTGATGTCGGCGAAATTTGGTTCGATGAAGATTCCCAAATACGAGTCGTCAATTGGATAATGAAGCGAGATGACATCGCTGATGAtgcaaaatttattgatttggGTAAACTAAGATCACATACATTTCCACGAATTTGTTTAAAGctgtttctttaattttaaggaTGTGGCAATGGAATGATATTAGTTGAGCTTGCAAATGAAGGTTACACAAATCTGTTAGGGGTCGACTATTCACCAAAAGCTGTTGAACTAGCATCGAATATTGCCAAAGATCAAAAACTCGATATCAAATACCAAGTTCTTGATTTGTTAGATGCCAATGAGTGCCAAAAGTTAGGAATATTCAATGTTGTTCATGATAAAGGTTAGTTCTTTAGAAATTTAATTCATTTGGTTAAAA
This DNA window, taken from Episyrphus balteatus chromosome 2, idEpiBalt1.1, whole genome shotgun sequence, encodes the following:
- the LOC129910241 gene encoding EEF1A lysine methyltransferase 2, which gives rise to MSVEELNGSELGTKEYWEKSYQREIKNYKSHGDVGEIWFDEDSQIRVVNWIMKRDDIADDAKFIDLGCGNGMILVELANEGYTNLLGVDYSPKAVELASNIAKDQKLDIKYQVLDLLDANECQKLGIFNVVHDKGTYDAISLNPDNPKEKRELYLDCVKGMMDENSFFVITSCNWTDEELILSFNEKFDKFCTIPTPTFKFGGKVGSVITSMVFKKKTLPS